TCTTGTAAATGAATCATCGTGTCTAATTCTTCTTGGTACTCTTTAACAAGTTGTAATCCACGCTCTAATTTTACGTGTGTTTGTTTATAACAAAGGGTGCTTGTTAGTTTTTCTAACCAAGCTTCCTCCAATCCTTGTAACACTTCTTGTATTAAGCGAAACACATGTGTGTTCATAAATAATTCATGACGAATATGATAAATCCTTTCTAAAACTGCTATGTTATTATGATGATAAAAATCCCATAATACATTTCTGAAATTGTTTTCAAAGTAGTCAACCTTTCGCAAATAATGAGATATAAACATTGATAAGATAGCACATAATCCTTCAGCGGAAGTGTTACAATTTTTTGTACCCATAGGGAAATTATGTATTAATTTTTGGAAGTCCTCTTCCTCTTTTTCCTGAACTGTTATCAGTATTCCATGAGCTACGAAATAATGAAGAAATTTTTGAATTTTGGCCTCCTTTTTATCTTGATCATATAAAAACGAACCATATACACAAGTTTGACTTGGTGATAACGTATAAACATATAATCCATTTTCACAAGGAGAACTTATTTTCTTTACAAATTGAGAGAAATAAGATGTTATATCACGAGGGATTATAGAAGAAAGTTTTTCAAGCTCACTAGTTTT
This genomic interval from Bacillus thuringiensis contains the following:
- a CDS encoding magnesium transporter CorA family protein produces the protein MECIKMTKWSWYHVKTSELEKLSSIIPRDITSYFSQFVKKISSPCENGLYVYTLSPSQTCVYGSFLYDQDKKEAKIQKFLHYFVAHGILITVQEKEEEDFQKLIHNFPMGTKNCNTSAEGLCAILSMFISHYLRKVDYFENNFRNVLWDFYHHNNIAVLERIYHIRHELFMNTHVFRLIQEVLQGLEEAWLEKLTSTLCYKQTHVKLERGLQLVKEYQEELDTMIHLQEVVSSHRGNEIMKALTVLTAVSTPLTALGALWGMNFKYMPELEWKYSYLIALLFIIFTTGGMYLYMRVKGWTGDLLRVKKKKSFFKSN